The DNA segment CCTGCATCTTCGACATATTTTGCCATTTCAACGATATCAGTCACGTTCGGAGACAGTTTGACGATGACAGGAAGGTTCGTGTGTTTTTTGACTTCACGAACGACTGCCGCCGCACTTTCGGGACGTGTACCAAAGGCGATACCGCCTTCTTTGACGTTCGGACAAGAGATATTAAGCTCGAGTGCGGCTACGCCGTCAACGGAGAGCTTCTCTGCCAAAACGCCGTATTCTTCCACGGTAGAACCCGACATATTGACGATGACGGGAAATTCATACCGTTTGCATTGCGGAAGGATCGTTTTGATAAATGTATCGGAACCCGGGTTTTCGAGACCGATACAATTAAGCATACCAGCAGGGGTCTCTGCGATGCGAACGCCTGCATTACCACTGCGCGGATTGAGTGTCGTACCTTTGACTACGACTGCACCGAGGTCGTTGAGGTTCATAAAGTCGGCGAATTCGATACCGAAACCGAATGTGCCCGATGCTGTCATAACAGGAGTTTTCATTTGAAGGCCTGCCAAATTGACTCTTAAATCTGCCATTTAAAAGACCTCCTCTGCCAAGAATACAGGTCCGTGCGAGCAGACCTTTTTGCGCGTGCCGTCTTTTGCTTCGCACGTACACGAGAGGCATGCACCAAGACCGCAAGCCATGTGTTTTTCGAGCGAAACATAGCAAGGTACTTGATATTCTCTTGCGATTTCGGCAACGCGTTTCATCATGATCTCGGGGCCGCAGGTGCAGATAGCATCATACGATTTTTCCGCAAGGATCTGCGGGAGTGCATCGACGGTAAAGCCTTTCAGTCCCATCGAGCCATCGTCCGTCGTGACATAGATATCTTCACACGCGCCGTAGTAGCTCGTCCAGAAAAGATCATCTTTTGTACGACCGCCCATAAGGATATCACTGCATCCGACCGTATTGGCTACATAGATGAGCGGCGCGATACCTACCCCACCACCGATGAGGAGCGTTCTTTTACCTTGGAGCTTATCTGTCGGGAATCCGCGTCCCAGCGGGCCGAGGAGACTGATCGTCTCCCCTGCTTTACGCTGCGATAATACTTCCGTACCTTTACCAATGGTACGGTAAATGAGTACGATCTTATCGACTGCGACATCTGCGATACTGATCGGACGACGCAGAAGCGGAGCAACTGTATCGGATACCTGTACATGCAGGAACTGACCCGGTTTTGCGATAGCCGCGATCGTCGGCGCAGTCAAGGTGATCTCATACATTCCTTCTGCGACCTTGCGATTCTGGAAAATCACTGCATTTTCTAAATGCTTAGGCAAGCTGATCCCCTCCGCCAATATAATCTTGCAATGCGAGTGCATAGACCAAACGGCGTTCTCTCATGAAGTTCAATACGCGTGCAATTTCTTTTGCCGTATCCATGGAAGTAAGGCACGGAATTGCATGTTCTACCGTTGCACGTCTGATCTTGAAGCCGTCACGTTCCATTGCGCGACCTTGCGTCAGCGTGTTGATTACCATGTTGATTTTGCCTGTTTTGATCATATGGATGATGTCGGCTTTATGCTCATGTACTTTCTGTACACGTTCTGCTTTGATGCCTGCTTCTTGGAGTGCTTTTGCCGTGCCTTCCGTTGCTACCAAGTGGTAACCGAGGTCAGCGAAAAGTTTTGCCAATTCGCAAGCTTCTTGTTTATCTTTGTCTGCTACTGTGAAGAGTACTGTACCGAACATTGGAATGTTCATACCTGCACCTGTGATCGCTTTGTAGAGCGCACGTGCATAGTAGTAGTCTGTACCCATAACTTCACCCGTCGATTTCATTTCTGGGCCGAGGGAGATATCGACTTGCTGCATTTTCGCGAACGAGAATACAGGTGCTTTTACAGCAACGTACGGTTTTTCTTCCAACAGACCCGGTTTGTAGCCGAGTTCTTTGAGCGTTGCGCCCATTGCAATGCGCGTTGCTACGTTGATCATCGGAATGTTTGTTACTTTGCTGAGGAACGGAATCGTACGGCTCGAGCGTGGGTTAACTTCGATTACGAATACACCGTCATGTGCGATGATGTACTGGATGTTGAGTACACCTTTAACATTGAGGCCTTTTGCAAGGCGTGTCGTGTAGTCGATGATAGTGTCTTTGATCTCCTGCGAGAGCGTCTGCGGCGGATATACTGCGATACTGTCACCGGAATGTACGCCTGCACGTTCTACGTGTTCCATGATGCCCGGGATAAGGACTTCTTCGCCATCGGAGATACCGTCGACTTCGACTTCTGTACCCTGCATATAACGGTCAACGAGAACCGGATGTTCCGGAGATGCTTTTACGGCTCTCTGCATATAGTCTTTCAGCTCTTCGCTGCTGTATACGATTTCCATTGCACGGCCACCGAGTACGTACGACGGACGAACAACGACCGGATAACCGATCTTTTCCGCTTGGATGATAGCATCTTCCGCATTTGTTACCGTAACACCCTGCGGTCTCGGGATACCCGTTTCTTCAAGAAGCGCATCAAAGCGTTCTCTGTCTTCTGCTCTGTCGATATCGTCAACAGACGTACCGAAGATCTTCACGCCTGCTTTTGCAAGTGCTGCCGACAAGTTGATAGCCGTCTGGCCACCGAACTGAACGATAACGCCTTCCGGCTGTTCTTTGTCGATGATGTTGAGTACATCTTCCGGCGTAAGCGGTTCAAAGTAAAGTCTGTCGGATGTATCGAAGTCAGTACTTACCGTTTCCGGGTTGTTGTTGACGATGATCGATTCATAACCCATCTGGCGAAGTGCCCATACGGAGTGAACCGAGCAGTAGTCGAACTCAACACCCTGACCGATACGGATCGGACCGGAACCGAGTACCATGACTTTTTTCTTATCGGAAGCGACGTTTACTTCGTCTTCCTGTGTATAGCTCGAGTAGTAGTACGGCGTTACTGCTTCGAATTCAGCCGCACACGTATCTACCATTTTGTAAGACGGAACGATACCGAAGCCTTTGCGGATCTCGCGAACTTCTTCCATCGTTTTGCCGATAAGGCCTGCGATCGTTTTGTCTGCAAAGCCCATTTTTTTCGCACGCTGCATCAGATCAGCCGTCATAGCTTCCGATTTGAGCTCGTTTTCCATTGCTACGATGTTAGCAACTTTATCAAGGAA comes from the Selenomonadales bacterium genome and includes:
- the carB gene encoding carbamoyl-phosphate synthase large subunit, which gives rise to IKIIRALGIEGGCNAQYALDPNSNRYYVIEVNPRVSRSSALASKATGYPIAKVTSKIAIGYSLDEITNAVTKTTKACFEPTIDYIVTKFPRWPFDKFVSADRTLGTQMKATGEVMSLERSFEASILKAIRSLEIGLIHLHMEELEACTTEEIHAKLKCSDDQRFFVVAEAIRRGITTEEIHAITRIDNWFLDKVANIVAMENELKSEAMTADLMQRAKKMGFADKTIAGLIGKTMEEVREIRKGFGIVPSYKMVDTCAAEFEAVTPYYYSSYTQEDEVNVASDKKKVMVLGSGPIRIGQGVEFDYCSVHSVWALRQMGYESIIVNNNPETVSTDFDTSDRLYFEPLTPEDVLNIIDKEQPEGVIVQFGGQTAINLSAALAKAGVKIFGTSVDDIDRAEDRERFDALLEETGIPRPQGVTVTNAEDAIIQAEKIGYPVVVRPSYVLGGRAMEIVYSSEELKDYMQRAVKASPEHPVLVDRYMQGTEVEVDGISDGEEVLIPGIMEHVERAGVHSGDSIAVYPPQTLSQEIKDTIIDYTTRLAKGLNVKGVLNIQYIIAHDGVFVIEVNPRSSRTIPFLSKVTNIPMINVATRIAMGATLKELGYKPGLLEEKPYVAVKAPVFSFAKMQQVDISLGPEMKSTGEVMGTDYYYARALYKAITGAGMNIPMFGTVLFTVADKDKQEACELAKLFADLGYHLVATEGTAKALQEAGIKAERVQKVHEHKADIIHMIKTGKINMVINTLTQGRAMERDGFKIRRATVEHAIPCLTSMDTAKEIARVLNFMRERRLVYALALQDYIGGGDQLA
- a CDS encoding dihydroorotate dehydrogenase electron transfer subunit yields the protein MPKHLENAVIFQNRKVAEGMYEITLTAPTIAAIAKPGQFLHVQVSDTVAPLLRRPISIADVAVDKIVLIYRTIGKGTEVLSQRKAGETISLLGPLGRGFPTDKLQGKRTLLIGGGVGIAPLIYVANTVGCSDILMGGRTKDDLFWTSYYGACEDIYVTTDDGSMGLKGFTVDALPQILAEKSYDAICTCGPEIMMKRVAEIAREYQVPCYVSLEKHMACGLGACLSCTCEAKDGTRKKVCSHGPVFLAEEVF
- a CDS encoding dihydroorotate dehydrogenase encodes the protein MADLRVNLAGLQMKTPVMTASGTFGFGIEFADFMNLNDLGAVVVKGTTLNPRSGNAGVRIAETPAGMLNCIGLENPGSDTFIKTILPQCKRYEFPVIVNMSGSTVEEYGVLAEKLSVDGVAALELNISCPNVKEGGIAFGTRPESAAAVVREVKKHTNLPVIVKLSPNVTDIVEMAKYVEDAGADIISMINTLLGMVIDTKTWKPVLGNIVGGLSGPAVKPVAVRMVWQVAQAVKVPIIGMGGIMTAEDAIEFFLAGASAVSIGTANFVNPAVAMDVTRGIDEYLDARGIKSIQDIVGQVKIG